The proteins below are encoded in one region of Chrysemys picta bellii isolate R12L10 chromosome 4, ASM1138683v2, whole genome shotgun sequence:
- the OLFML3 gene encoding olfactomedin-like protein 3 yields MAPRLSLLLALLLAGASSAQQQYMEYMDRRFGALEERISQWHDQSSRYSTELREFKNQVITMLENMEKEQDRLRTEVENTAVRVDRLEREVDYLETQNPAPPCVEVDEKLMENQVSTAKKRKNEKYDKLTDCSDTISQVKAMKILKKFGSSAGLWTKDPVGSSEKIYVFDGSRNDTVYVFPRMREFTLFSATRKAARIKLPYPWVGTGHLVYGGHLYYIRQQGTFQVIKFSLANKTIVDSSVFPAEEQVPVFGLSAFNYIDIAADEEGLWAIYATRENEKNICLAKLDPVSLDIEQMWDTPCPRENAESAFVICGALYVVYNTRLPSRSRVQCVFDVSGAMTPEDAALVYFPKRYGSHSSMKYNPKERQIYAWDDGYQIIYRMEMKKKLEI; encoded by the exons atggcccCAAGGCTCagcctcctccttgccctgctccTGGCAGGGGCCAGCAGTGCTCAGCAGCAGTACATGGAGTACATGGATAGGAGATTTGGCGCCTTGGAG gaAAGGATTTCCCAGTGGCATGACCAGAGCAGCCGCTACTCCACCGAGCTGCGCGAGTTCAAGAACCAGGTGATCACAATGCTGGAGAACATGGAGAAGGAACAAGACAGGCTGCGCACGGAGGTGGAGAACACGGCAGTGCGGGTGGACCGGCTGGAGCGCGAGGTGGACTACCTAGAGACGCAGAACCCCGCTCCGCCCTGTGTGgaggtggacgagaagctgatgGAGAACCAGGTCTCCACAGCCAAGAAGAGGAAGAACGAGAAGTACGATAAGCTGACAG ATTGCAGTGACACCATCTCCCAGGTGAAAGCCATGAAGATCctgaagaaatttggcagcagtGCTGGGCTGTGGACCAAGGACCCCGTGGGGAGCTCGGAGAAGATCTATGTCTTCGATGGCTCCAGAAATGACACCGTCTATGTGTTCCCCAGGATGAGGGAGTTTACGCTGTTTTCCGCCACGCGGAAGGCAGCCCGCATCAAGCTGCCCTACCCCTGGGTGGGCACCGGGCACCTGGTGTATGGGGGGCATCTCTACTACATTCGGCAGCAGGGCACCTTCCAGGTCATCAAGTTCAGCTTGGCCAATAAGACCATCGTGGACAGCTCCGTGTTCCCAGCCGAGGAGCAGGTACctgtctttggcctctctgcctTCAACTACATCGACATAGCAGCTGATGAGGAAGGGCTATGGGCCATCTATGCCACCAGGGAGAATGAGAAGAACATCTGCCTGGCCAAGTTGGACCCCGTCTCCCTGGACATAGAGCAGATGTGGGACACGCCATGCCCACGGGAGAACGCTGAGAGTGCCTTTGTCATTTGCGGGGCACTCTATGTGGTGTACAACACGAGGCTGCCGAGCCGCTCCCGCGTGCAGTGCGTCTTTGACGTCAGTGGCGCCATGACGCCCGAGGATGCTGCCTTGGTGTACTTCCCCAAGCGCTATGGGTCTCATTCCAGCATGAAGTACAACCCCAAGGAGCGGCAGATCTACGCCTGGGACGATGGCTACCAGATCATCTACAGGATGGAGATGAAGAAGAAACTGGAGATCTGA